A single region of the Streptomyces virginiae genome encodes:
- a CDS encoding DNA gyrase subunit B: MSDEAIGYDASHIKVLEWPEAVRRRPGMYIGSTGERGLRQLILEVADLAVNEAVSGRAGAVGVTLMADGGVRVTDDGPGIPFAAAGDTEGPGLEALLTQLSFGSRPGDRRAVPLTLFGLGPAVANALSSRLTAEVRRAGVRWVQEYARGVAVTRPTAAGPATGSGTTLTCRPDAGIFGTTECSFAVLAERFRELAFLNRGLDISLTDERPADGPQTARFRFLGGVRDFVVSLPARAGTPVHTDVIGFEREDPRMAGTMEVALRWCGSPEERIRGFANSVATPHGGTHEAGLREGVAAALDAYARGRGLLTADAPGLDAGRVAEGLTAVVSVKLDDPRFVGATHGELGGAAVRACVAEAVEEHLGAWLEEHPEQATAVVGRILGTDILC; the protein is encoded by the coding sequence GTGAGTGACGAAGCGATCGGGTACGACGCGAGCCACATCAAGGTGCTGGAGTGGCCCGAGGCCGTTCGCAGGCGGCCCGGGATGTACATCGGCTCGACCGGCGAACGCGGCCTGCGCCAACTGATCCTGGAGGTCGCGGACCTTGCGGTGAACGAGGCCGTGAGCGGCCGCGCCGGCGCCGTCGGCGTGACCCTCATGGCCGACGGAGGCGTACGGGTCACCGACGACGGTCCGGGCATCCCCTTCGCGGCCGCCGGGGACACCGAGGGCCCCGGCCTCGAAGCCCTGTTGACGCAACTGTCCTTCGGGTCGCGGCCCGGCGACCGTCGGGCCGTGCCGCTGACTCTCTTCGGCCTGGGACCCGCCGTCGCCAACGCGTTGTCGAGCCGCCTGACGGCCGAGGTGCGGCGCGCGGGGGTCCGCTGGGTCCAGGAGTACGCGCGCGGCGTCGCCGTCACCCGGCCCACCGCCGCGGGTCCGGCGACCGGGAGCGGGACCACCCTCACCTGCCGGCCCGACGCGGGCATCTTCGGGACGACGGAGTGCTCGTTCGCCGTGCTGGCGGAGCGCTTCAGGGAACTGGCCTTCCTCAACAGGGGCCTGGACATCTCCCTGACCGACGAGCGCCCTGCGGACGGCCCCCAGACGGCGCGGTTCCGTTTCCTGGGCGGGGTACGGGACTTCGTGGTCTCGCTCCCGGCACGGGCGGGGACCCCGGTGCACACGGACGTCATCGGCTTCGAGCGGGAGGACCCGCGGATGGCGGGGACGATGGAGGTGGCCCTGCGGTGGTGCGGCTCCCCCGAGGAACGGATCCGCGGCTTCGCCAACAGCGTGGCCACACCGCACGGCGGCACGCACGAGGCGGGCCTGCGCGAGGGGGTGGCGGCCGCGCTCGACGCGTACGCGCGCGGGCGTGGGCTGTTGACGGCGGACGCCCCCGGCCTCGACGCCGGACGCGTCGCCGAGGGCCTGACGGCGGTCGTGTCGGTCAAGCTGGACGACCCGCGGTTCGTCGGCGCCACACATGGAGAGCTGGGCGGCGCCGCGGTGCGCGCCTGCGTCGCCGAGGCCGTCGAGGAGCATCTCGGCGCCTGGCTGGAGGAGCACCCGGAGCAGGCCACGGCGGTCGTCGGCCGGATCCTCGGGACCGACATCCTCTGCTGA
- a CDS encoding GNAT family N-acetyltransferase, whose product MIISVTLDAAATPTAPALVLRPWCVDDVAALVEDSPDPGLRSEDDGLRWVRAQERGWAEGGRFGFAVLEPGPGPSASSPARLVGNVVLKEVAPGKAAAEVGYWTAARARGRGVAPRALEALTTWSLDAFRADGLERLELLHQVDNPASCRVAAKCGYPYDRTLAAAPPTFPLDGHLHVRRAPARPVADTP is encoded by the coding sequence GTGATCATTTCCGTCACGCTCGACGCCGCCGCGACACCGACCGCTCCCGCTCTCGTCCTTCGGCCCTGGTGCGTGGACGACGTCGCCGCGTTGGTCGAGGACTCCCCGGATCCCGGGCTGCGGTCCGAGGACGACGGACTGAGGTGGGTGCGGGCCCAGGAGCGGGGGTGGGCGGAGGGGGGCCGGTTCGGCTTCGCCGTCCTGGAGCCGGGCCCGGGCCCGAGCGCGTCGTCGCCGGCGCGGCTGGTGGGCAACGTCGTCCTCAAGGAGGTCGCGCCCGGCAAGGCCGCCGCCGAGGTCGGCTACTGGACGGCCGCCAGGGCGCGCGGCCGGGGTGTGGCCCCCCGAGCCCTGGAAGCCCTCACCACCTGGTCCCTGGACGCCTTCCGGGCCGACGGCCTCGAACGCCTCGAACTGCTCCACCAGGTGGACAACCCCGCGTCCTGCCGCGTCGCGGCCAAGTGCGGCTACCCGTACGACAGGACCCTGGCCGCCGCACCTCCGACCTTCCCGCTCGACGGCCACCTGCACGTACGCCGCGCGCCCGCCCGGCCCGTCGCGGACACCCCCTAG
- a CDS encoding DUF1996 domain-containing protein, whose translation MGNEHRLLTFALCLVLSGVLIAAVLGAWRAVGPHAGAADGRPVASDYVDIREVPRVPAAAPAPGAEGSAGSMVVDCGRNEERHYNEDNLVVSPGLPGGAHHTHAYVGNLSTDALSTEASLAAAATSCAGGDRSTYYWPVLRRPDRPGTRPHEHSAGHGNVGEIVPEASVRVEFRGNPVSKVVPMPRFLRGMTGDAVAYTAGSEADVRARWGCSGSPDRATTRYPRCPAGERVTRTLVFPSCWNGIDTVGVTHRSHLLFTAANGVCPKDTFPVPELRVSLAYDIPSGLNVALDSFPEQRHSPKTDHAMFVNVMTDRQMATVVDCLNKGRACRA comes from the coding sequence ATGGGGAACGAACACCGGCTGCTCACTTTCGCCCTCTGCCTGGTCCTGAGCGGCGTGCTGATCGCGGCGGTACTGGGGGCGTGGCGAGCGGTCGGGCCGCACGCCGGGGCGGCGGACGGGCGGCCGGTGGCTTCCGACTACGTGGACATACGTGAGGTTCCGCGCGTTCCGGCAGCCGCTCCCGCCCCCGGGGCCGAGGGGTCGGCCGGTTCGATGGTGGTGGATTGCGGCCGCAACGAGGAGCGTCACTACAACGAGGACAATCTCGTGGTCTCGCCTGGCCTGCCGGGCGGCGCCCATCACACGCACGCCTACGTGGGGAACCTCTCCACCGACGCGCTGTCGACGGAGGCTTCGTTGGCCGCGGCCGCCACGAGCTGTGCGGGCGGCGACCGGTCCACGTACTACTGGCCCGTCCTGCGTCGCCCCGATCGGCCGGGCACGCGCCCGCACGAGCATTCGGCGGGGCACGGCAACGTCGGCGAGATCGTGCCGGAGGCCTCGGTCCGGGTGGAGTTCCGCGGCAATCCCGTGAGCAAGGTGGTGCCGATGCCGCGCTTCCTGCGCGGGATGACCGGGGACGCCGTCGCGTACACGGCGGGCAGCGAGGCCGACGTCCGGGCCCGGTGGGGGTGTTCGGGCTCCCCCGACCGGGCCACCACCCGCTATCCGCGCTGCCCGGCGGGCGAGCGCGTCACCCGCACCCTCGTCTTCCCGAGCTGCTGGAACGGCATCGACACCGTCGGCGTCACGCACCGCTCGCACCTGTTGTTCACGGCCGCGAACGGCGTCTGCCCGAAGGACACCTTCCCCGTGCCCGAACTGCGGGTCTCCCTCGCCTACGACATCCCCTCGGGGCTGAACGTGGCCCTCGATTCCTTCCCCGAGCAGCGGCACAGCCCGAAGACGGATCACGCGATGTTCGTGAACGTGATGACCGATCGGCAGATGGCCACGGTCGTCGACTGCCTCAACAAGGGCCGTGCCTGCCGGGCCTGA
- a CDS encoding DUF1838 family protein: protein MTTELTPAELLHAFARTRASLDGAEVTYWWTGDVHSWAPGEPYRRLFGFEGLNVARLVVDEELGGYQLLSREAAFYLDPVTREILETWQDRPVVHVWNDPADQKWRPFPVPMTELGDQICFSLEIPLAYPSPLPVEEYPAQSADDTYRALELFQFFAPATTLTTDAVSVPATMSWTRMSPWLPWMEQGQRPGGLTFHCRGRKLDSYTQVPERTRAYIAENQPEFAHAPEKWSEPNETSWTYFRKLFPPR from the coding sequence ATGACAACAGAGCTGACACCCGCCGAGCTCCTGCACGCATTCGCCCGCACCCGCGCCTCGCTCGACGGCGCCGAGGTCACCTACTGGTGGACCGGTGACGTCCACTCCTGGGCCCCGGGCGAGCCCTACCGGCGCCTCTTCGGCTTCGAAGGGCTCAACGTCGCGCGCCTCGTGGTGGACGAGGAGCTCGGCGGCTACCAGCTCCTGTCCAGGGAAGCCGCCTTCTACCTCGACCCCGTGACCCGGGAGATCCTGGAGACCTGGCAGGACAGGCCGGTCGTCCACGTCTGGAACGATCCGGCCGACCAGAAGTGGCGCCCCTTCCCGGTCCCCATGACGGAACTGGGCGACCAGATCTGCTTCAGCCTGGAGATCCCGCTGGCCTACCCCTCGCCCCTGCCGGTCGAGGAGTACCCGGCACAGTCCGCCGACGACACCTACCGCGCCCTGGAGCTGTTCCAGTTCTTCGCGCCCGCGACCACCCTGACCACCGACGCGGTGAGCGTCCCCGCCACGATGTCCTGGACCCGGATGTCCCCGTGGCTGCCCTGGATGGAACAGGGGCAGCGCCCCGGCGGCCTCACCTTCCACTGCCGCGGCCGCAAGCTGGACTCGTACACGCAGGTTCCGGAGCGCACCCGCGCCTATATCGCCGAAAATCAGCCTGAATTCGCCCACGCGCCGGAGAAGTGGAGCGAGCCGAACGAGACCAGCTGGACGTACTTCCGCAAGCTGTTCCCGCCCCGCTAG
- a CDS encoding phosphotransferase family protein → MTAGEETEGVGDDPYGEGWDATRSWVEHGLSGAERIEKVVRLRGGWTSRMRRLDLGGPDGRRSLVLRSFVAPFYVRHAEGLLTREADILRLLADTDVPAAELVAVDATARHCDHPSLLMSLLPGTVRVGDRQADDRADLLARQLVRIHHLPVPAQRRPRTYQPWASAERVSPPADTERPDLWQRAIDVIRREPPAYQGRFLHRDFHPGNVLFTGTGEDLRISGVVDWVETSWGPADLDVAHCSTALALLHGVPAGMRFADRYAAAGGTLAEDRAAHLHWRLLDALGFAPDAEKVGVPWRELGRVDLTARVLTQRLEGYIHALFERYA, encoded by the coding sequence ATGACGGCGGGCGAAGAGACCGAAGGCGTGGGCGACGATCCGTACGGCGAAGGTTGGGACGCCACGCGCTCCTGGGTGGAGCACGGGCTGTCCGGAGCCGAACGCATCGAGAAGGTCGTACGGCTGCGCGGCGGCTGGACCTCGCGGATGCGCCGGCTGGACCTCGGCGGCCCGGACGGTCGTCGCTCGCTCGTGCTGCGGTCCTTCGTCGCACCCTTCTACGTCCGGCACGCGGAGGGCCTGCTGACCCGTGAGGCGGACATCCTGCGGCTGCTCGCGGACACGGACGTACCGGCGGCGGAACTGGTGGCGGTGGACGCGACGGCGCGGCACTGCGACCACCCCTCCTTGCTGATGTCCCTGCTGCCGGGAACCGTGCGCGTGGGCGACCGGCAGGCCGACGACCGGGCCGACCTGCTGGCCCGCCAACTGGTACGCATCCATCACCTGCCGGTGCCCGCGCAGCGGCGGCCGCGCACCTACCAGCCCTGGGCCTCCGCCGAGCGCGTGAGTCCGCCCGCGGACACCGAGCGGCCCGACCTGTGGCAGCGGGCCATCGACGTCATCCGCCGCGAACCCCCGGCCTACCAGGGCCGCTTCCTGCACCGGGACTTCCACCCGGGGAACGTCCTGTTCACGGGTACGGGAGAGGACCTGCGGATCAGTGGTGTCGTCGACTGGGTGGAGACCTCCTGGGGGCCCGCCGACCTGGACGTGGCGCACTGCTCGACGGCCCTCGCCCTGCTGCACGGCGTACCGGCGGGGATGCGCTTCGCCGACCGTTACGCCGCCGCGGGAGGAACCCTGGCCGAGGACCGCGCCGCCCATCTCCACTGGCGGCTGCTGGACGCGCTGGGCTTCGCGCCGGACGCGGAGAAGGTCGGCGTGCCCTGGCGCGAGTTGGGCCGCGTCGACCTGACGGCTCGTGTCCTGACCCAGAGGCTGGAGGGGTACATCCACGCCCTCTTCGAGAGGTACGCCTGA
- a CDS encoding S8 family peptidase: MSVTLLAGSATASVAVATETPAAAPAAATVAPTAPVENLIVGYKSSATEASSNTAAADDATAKGKKAGKKTKFDRRLGTGAALVNLGGATAPADAANVMAQFRADPDVAYVEPDTRAYAMAVTPNDTEYAKQWDLFESTAGMNVPGAWDTTTGSGVTVAVIDTGYVAHSDVAPNIVAGYDFISTSSEARDGNGRDSNPADEGDWNATDGECGVGSKASTSSWHGTHVAGTIAAATNNSKGVAGIAYGAKIQPVRVLGKCGGATSDIVDAITWASGGSVAGVPANATPAKVINMSLGGSGTCGTSYQNAINAAVARGTTVVVAAGNSNANASGFSPASCNNVINVASTNRAGERSYYSNFGTIIDIAAPGGETRRATDTPGTVTTPENAILSTLNAGTTTPGAESYKPYQGTSMAAPHVAGLAALLKSAKSSLTPAQIEAAIKANARPLPGTCTGGCGAGIADAAATVAAVTSTTPPTGGFENTTDVAIGDNTTVESSITVSGVTGNAPATLKVGVNIVHSYIGDLKVDLVAPDGTVYTVHNRSGGSTDNINQVYTVNASSEVANGTWKLRVNDNAGGDTGKIDSWNLTF; encoded by the coding sequence ATGTCGGTCACCCTGCTCGCCGGCTCCGCGACCGCCTCCGTGGCTGTGGCCACCGAGACCCCCGCGGCGGCCCCCGCCGCCGCCACGGTCGCCCCCACCGCGCCGGTCGAGAACCTCATCGTCGGATACAAGTCCTCGGCCACCGAGGCCAGCTCGAACACCGCGGCGGCGGACGACGCCACCGCCAAGGGCAAGAAGGCCGGCAAGAAGACGAAGTTCGACCGCCGCCTCGGCACCGGCGCCGCCCTCGTCAACCTGGGTGGTGCGACCGCCCCGGCCGACGCGGCGAACGTGATGGCCCAGTTCCGCGCAGACCCGGACGTCGCCTACGTCGAGCCGGACACCCGCGCCTACGCCATGGCCGTCACCCCGAACGACACCGAGTACGCCAAGCAGTGGGACCTCTTCGAGTCCACCGCCGGCATGAACGTCCCCGGTGCCTGGGACACGACCACGGGCTCCGGCGTCACCGTCGCCGTGATCGACACCGGCTACGTCGCCCACTCGGACGTCGCGCCGAACATCGTCGCCGGCTACGACTTCATCTCGACCTCCTCCGAGGCCCGCGACGGCAACGGCCGCGACAGCAACCCGGCCGACGAGGGCGACTGGAACGCCACCGACGGCGAGTGCGGTGTCGGCTCCAAGGCCAGCACCTCCTCCTGGCACGGCACCCACGTCGCGGGCACCATCGCCGCGGCCACCAACAACTCCAAGGGTGTCGCCGGCATCGCCTACGGCGCGAAGATCCAGCCCGTCCGCGTGCTCGGCAAGTGCGGCGGTGCCACCTCGGACATCGTCGACGCGATCACCTGGGCCTCCGGCGGTTCCGTCGCGGGCGTCCCGGCCAACGCCACCCCCGCCAAGGTCATCAACATGAGCCTCGGCGGCTCGGGCACCTGCGGCACCAGCTACCAGAACGCCATCAACGCCGCCGTCGCCCGCGGAACGACCGTCGTCGTCGCCGCCGGCAACAGCAACGCCAACGCGTCCGGCTTCTCGCCCGCCAGCTGCAACAACGTGATCAACGTGGCGTCGACGAACCGCGCCGGCGAGCGCTCGTACTACTCCAACTTCGGCACGATCATCGACATCGCCGCCCCGGGCGGTGAGACCCGCCGCGCCACCGACACGCCCGGCACCGTCACCACCCCCGAGAACGCGATCCTCTCCACCCTGAACGCCGGCACCACCACCCCCGGTGCCGAGTCCTACAAGCCCTACCAGGGCACCAGCATGGCCGCCCCGCACGTCGCGGGTCTCGCCGCCCTGCTGAAGTCCGCCAAGAGCTCGCTGACCCCGGCCCAGATCGAGGCCGCGATCAAGGCCAACGCCCGCCCGCTGCCCGGCACCTGCACCGGCGGCTGCGGCGCCGGCATCGCCGACGCGGCCGCGACCGTCGCCGCCGTCACCTCGACGACCCCGCCCACCGGCGGCTTCGAGAACACCACGGACGTTGCCATCGGCGACAACACCACCGTGGAGAGCTCGATCACCGTCAGCGGTGTCACCGGCAACGCCCCGGCCACCCTCAAGGTGGGCGTGAACATCGTGCACAGCTACATCGGTGACCTCAAGGTCGACCTCGTCGCCCCCGACGGCACCGTCTACACCGTGCACAACCGGTCCGGCGGCAGCACCGACAACATCAACCAGGTCTACACCGTGAACGCCTCCTCCGAGGTCGCGAACGGCACCTGGAAGCTGCGCGTCAACGACAACGCCGGCGGCGACACCGGCAAGATCGACTCCTGGAACCTGACCTTCTGA